A genomic region of Megalobrama amblycephala isolate DHTTF-2021 linkage group LG6, ASM1881202v1, whole genome shotgun sequence contains the following coding sequences:
- the asb11 gene encoding ankyrin repeat and SOCS box protein 11 — MAVIHAEVSIWSKPWDHRFHMYGGQVCNTLMAGSWDDRTPLHDAALQGRLLPLRRLLSQGYNVGMATLDGITPLHEACVGGHFTCAKLLLEHGADANAVSFDGATPLFSACCSGNPALVSLILMYSSAHHPAHLLSSPLHEAAKRGHTACVELLLSHGVNVDMEVPSIGTPLYCACESKSTDCVQSLLISGADAQCGRGLDTPLHAAARVGGAKEVELLLEHGADRSSRNSEGKKPLELTTDQNIKHLLQTAGPCSLSQLCRWCIRRSLGQKGLNKTKMLCLPHTLNNYLLYL, encoded by the exons ATGGCTGTGATTCATGCTGAAGTGAGCATCTGGAGTAAGCCATGGGATCACAGGTTTCACATGTATGGAGGGCAAGTGTGTAATACCCTAATGGCAG GTTCCTGGGATGACAGAACACCTCTACACGATGCTGCTTTGCAAGGAAGATTGCTGCCACTGCGAAGACTCCTTTCACAG GGATACAATGTGGGCATGGCTACATTAGATGGAATCACACCACTGCATGAAGCATGTGTTGGAGGCCATTTTACCTGTGCTAAACTTCTCCTGGAACATGGCGCTGAT GCGAATGCTGTCTCCTTTGATGGAGCCACTCCTCTCTTCAGTGCATGCTGTAGTGGAAACCCCGCCCTCGTCAGCCTCATTCTGATGTACAGCTCTGCCCACCACCCGGCTCATCTGCTGAGCTCACCTCTTCATGAAGCAGCAAAGAGAG GTCACACAGCATGCGTTGAACTGCTGCTGTCTCATGGTGTGAATGTGGACATGGAGGTGCCCAGCATAGGAACACCGCTTTACTGTGCATGTGAATCCAAAAGCACAGACTGTGTACAGAGCCTGCTGATCTCAG GTGCTGATGCGCAATGTGGGCGGGGTCTTGACACACCTTTACATGCTGCAGCTAGAGTGGGCGGGGCAAAGGAGGTGGAGCTACTGTTAGAGCATGGAGCTGATAGGTCATCAAGGAACTCCGAAGGAAAGAAACCTCTGGAATTGACTACAGATCAGAATATCAAACATCTCTTGCAGACTGCag GTCCTTGCTCTCTGTCTCAACTGTGCAGATGGTGTATTCGACGTTCGCTGGGACAGAAAGGACTAAACAAAACCAAGATGCTTTGCTTACCACATACCCTGAATAATTATCTTCTCTatctttaa
- the piga gene encoding phosphatidylinositol N-acetylglucosaminyltransferase subunit A — protein MGNRRKGHTHAPKTPPSLDTHSINTLRHPDHEQGVKHRICMVSDFFYPNMGGVESHIYQLSQCLIEKGHKVVIATHAYGDRRGIRYLTNGLKVYYLPLQVMYNQSTATTCFHSLPLLRCVFVRERITIVHAHSSFSAMAHDALFHAKTMGLNTVFTDHSLFGFADLSSVLTNKLLTVSLCDTNHIVCVSYTSKENTVLRAALDPEIVSVIPNAVDPTDFTPDPCRRDNSKITIVVISRLVYRKGIDLLSGIIPELCGKHPDLCFLIGGEGPKRIVLEEVREKYQLHDRVRLLGALDHKDVRDVLVQGHIFLNTSLTEAFCMAIVEGASCGLHVVSTRVGGIPEVLPDELVTLCEPSVQSLCDGLEAVIARIRTGNVASPATIHRKVRTLYTWRNVAERTEKVYNRVCRESVLPLSARLHRLSSHCGTVAGSIFSFVAVINFLFLLFLQWLRPDHLIDVAIDASGPNSRLGQHVSKKKSKTPNPAVS, from the exons ATGGGCAACAGGAGGAAAGGTCACACTCATGCACCTAAAACACCTCCATCCCTGGACACACACTCCATTAACACACTCCGGCACCCTGACCATGAGCAGGGCGTGAAGCACAGGATATGTATGGTGTCAGACTTCTTCTACCCAAACATGGGTGGTGTGGAGAGTCACATCTACCAGCTCTCACAGTGCCTCATAGAGAAGGGCCACAAGGTTGTGATAGCAACGCATGCGTATGGAGACCGCCGTGGGATTCGTTACCTGACCAATGGTCTGAAGGTGTATTACCTACCACTGCAG GTCATGTATAATCAGTCCACGGCCACCACCTGCTTTCACAGTTTGCCACTACTCCGATGCGTGTTTGTGCGTGAGCGCATCACAATCGTGCACGCCCACAGCTCCTTCTCCGCGATGGCCCATGATGCTCTGTTTCACGCCAAAACTATGGGGCTCAACACTGTATTCACAGACCACTCTCTCTTTGGATTTGCGGACCTGAGCTCCGTACTGACAAATAAGCTGCTGACTGTCTCTTTGTGTGACACGAAtcacattgtgtgtgtgtcatacaCTAGTAAAGAGAACACTGTACTGCGAGCCGCCCTGGACCCTGAGATCGTCTCGGTCATCCCTAATGCTGTTGATCCCACTGACTTCACCCCTGACCCCTGTCGTCGTGACAACAGCAAGATCACCATTGTGGTCATCAGTCGACTGGTTTACAGGAAAG GGATTGATTTACTAAGTGGAATCATTCCTGAACTGTGTGGAAAGCATCCAGATCTCTGTTTTCTGATTGGTGGAGAGGGACCCAAAAGAATTGTTTTGGAAGAGGTTCGAGAGAAATATCAGCTTCATGACAG ggtTCGTCTGCTGGGAGCTCTGGATCATAAGGATGTGAGGGATGTTCTTGTTCAGGGTCATATCTTTCTCAACACTTCTCTCACTGAGGCCTTCTGTATGGCCATTGTGGAGGGAGCCAGCTGTGGGCTGCAT gtggtGAGCACTCGTGTTGGAGGTATACCTGAAGTCTTGCCTGATGAGTTGGTGACTCTGTGTGAACCATCAGTTCAGTCACTTTGTGATGGCTTAGAAGCTGTAATTGCAAGAATACGCACAGGAAATGTGGCGTCTCCTGCCACCATCCACCGCAAGGTCCGAACACTGTATACTTGGAGAAACGTTGCCGAGCGCACAGAAAAG GTGTATAATCGGGTGTGCAGGGAGTCCGTTTTGCCATTGTCTGCAAGACTGCATAGACTGAGCTCTCACTGTGGTACCGTGGCAGGCTCCATTTTCTCCTTTGTTGCTGTTATTAACTTCCTCTTCCTGCTTTTCCTGCAGTGGCTCCGCCCAGATCATCTGATTGATGTTGCTATAGATGCATCAGGCCCCAACAGCCGCTTGGGGCAGCACGTTAGTAAGAAGAAAAGTAAAACACCAAACCCGGCTGTTTCCTGA
- the si:dkey-18p12.4 gene encoding SPRY_PRY_C-I_1 domain-containing protein isoform X1, producing the protein MAFAAAEGKSVEFSSSDVSLMEPHIKNKRASASFPAIKPNLSADAPQRFKTPATKSIQQKDSLSLDESKNIIRDLAAALDRVLQSNKFSMTRKFKNKGSKGEQEEQQYYILQWAEDLESTQTKQLDKEEKQQTCSEQLSNSEMKFNKAKKILSDWSWKMKEMKENSVCPKGECEETLRDLHKGWKQGESSILPVMDWIIWTLLQSESSEDTVPKQWVKSKQRSKNTVGLRIPNPVWNWITKSTAVVILDPNTANPDLLVSEDGKSLRAKEFGLNPWEGFQWKRSKYDGWTCVQAKEGYNTGSHYWEVDVRKKREWRVGVVKESAPRNGYVTMNAKTGYWNLRLQLGTLMALTEPVTKLNLPTPSKIGVYLDIDEGHVSFYDAVKRKHIYTFDTDFNETENIYPMFGTIETDRALVISKCM; encoded by the exons ATGGCATTTGCAGCAGCtg AAGGCAAAAGTGTTGAATTTTCCTCAAGTGACGTTAGTCTCATGGAGCCACACATAAAGAATAAAAGAGCTTCTGCGTCATTCCCAGCTATCAAGCCAAATCTGAGTGCTGATGCACCACAG CGGTTCAAAACACCAGCCACCAAAAGTATTCAGCAAAAAGACAGCTTATCTCTTGATGAGTCAAAGAATATTATCAGAGATCTGGCTGCTGCACTGGACAGAGTGCTACAG TCCAATAAGTTCTCAATGACACGAAAGTTTAAAAACAAAGGATCTAAAGGAGAACAGGAAGAACAGCaatattatattttgcaatgggctgaagaTCTTGAGagcacacaaacaaaacaactggACAAGGAAGAG AAACAACAGACCTGTTCTGAGCAGTTGTCAAACAGTGAAATGAAAtttaacaaagcaaaaaaaatttTGTCTGACTGGTCTtggaaaatgaaagaaatgaaagag AACTCAGTATGTCCAAAGGGGGAATGTGAAGAAACACTGAGGGATCTCCACAAAGGGTGGAAGCAGGGAGAGTCCAGCATACTCCCAGTAATGGACTGGATAATATGGACTTTACTACAGTCAGAAAGCTCAGAG GATACAGTGCCCAAACAGTGGGTGAAGAGTAAACAGAGATCCAAAAACACAG TTGGATTACGCATTCCTAACCCAG TTTGGAACTGGATTACAAAATCAACAG CTGTTGTAattctggatccaaacacagccAACCCAGATCTCCTAGTCTCTGAAGATGGAAAATCTTTGAGGGCAAAAGAATTTGGTCTCAATCCCTGGGAAGGGTTCCAATGGAAGCGTTCTAAATATGATGGCTGGACATGTGTCCAAGCTAAAGAGGGTTATAACACAGGTAGCCATTACTGGGAGGTAGATGTGAGGAAGAAACGTGAGTGGCGGGTAGGAGTCGTGAAGGAGTCAGCTCCTCGGAATGGCTATGTCACAATGAACGCAAAAACAGGGTACTGGAATCTGCGTCTGCAGCTGGGAACGCTGATGGCTTTGACTGAACCAGTCACTAAACTCAACCTGCCAACACCCTCTAAGATAGGGGTTTATCTGGACATAGATGAGGGCCACGTCTCCTTCTATGATGCAGTGAAAAGAAAACATATCTACACCTTTGACACAGACTTTAATGAGACTGAAAACATTTACCCAATGTTTGGCACCATTGAGACAGACAGagcattggtgatttcaaaatgtatgtaa
- the si:dkey-18p12.4 gene encoding SPRY_PRY_C-I_1 domain-containing protein isoform X2 codes for MHHRYNVTNIFYIDNFFLIFVVKKLKQLGKECYQRFKTPATKSIQQKDSLSLDESKNIIRDLAAALDRVLQSNKFSMTRKFKNKGSKGEQEEQQYYILQWAEDLESTQTKQLDKEEKQQTCSEQLSNSEMKFNKAKKILSDWSWKMKEMKENSVCPKGECEETLRDLHKGWKQGESSILPVMDWIIWTLLQSESSEDTVPKQWVKSKQRSKNTVGLRIPNPVWNWITKSTAVVILDPNTANPDLLVSEDGKSLRAKEFGLNPWEGFQWKRSKYDGWTCVQAKEGYNTGSHYWEVDVRKKREWRVGVVKESAPRNGYVTMNAKTGYWNLRLQLGTLMALTEPVTKLNLPTPSKIGVYLDIDEGHVSFYDAVKRKHIYTFDTDFNETENIYPMFGTIETDRALVISKCM; via the exons ATGCACCACAGGTATAATGTCACAAACATTTTCTATATAGACAATTTCtttttgatttttgttgttaaaaAATTGAAACAACTTGGGAAGGAGTGTTACCAG CGGTTCAAAACACCAGCCACCAAAAGTATTCAGCAAAAAGACAGCTTATCTCTTGATGAGTCAAAGAATATTATCAGAGATCTGGCTGCTGCACTGGACAGAGTGCTACAG TCCAATAAGTTCTCAATGACACGAAAGTTTAAAAACAAAGGATCTAAAGGAGAACAGGAAGAACAGCaatattatattttgcaatgggctgaagaTCTTGAGagcacacaaacaaaacaactggACAAGGAAGAG AAACAACAGACCTGTTCTGAGCAGTTGTCAAACAGTGAAATGAAAtttaacaaagcaaaaaaaatttTGTCTGACTGGTCTtggaaaatgaaagaaatgaaagag AACTCAGTATGTCCAAAGGGGGAATGTGAAGAAACACTGAGGGATCTCCACAAAGGGTGGAAGCAGGGAGAGTCCAGCATACTCCCAGTAATGGACTGGATAATATGGACTTTACTACAGTCAGAAAGCTCAGAG GATACAGTGCCCAAACAGTGGGTGAAGAGTAAACAGAGATCCAAAAACACAG TTGGATTACGCATTCCTAACCCAG TTTGGAACTGGATTACAAAATCAACAG CTGTTGTAattctggatccaaacacagccAACCCAGATCTCCTAGTCTCTGAAGATGGAAAATCTTTGAGGGCAAAAGAATTTGGTCTCAATCCCTGGGAAGGGTTCCAATGGAAGCGTTCTAAATATGATGGCTGGACATGTGTCCAAGCTAAAGAGGGTTATAACACAGGTAGCCATTACTGGGAGGTAGATGTGAGGAAGAAACGTGAGTGGCGGGTAGGAGTCGTGAAGGAGTCAGCTCCTCGGAATGGCTATGTCACAATGAACGCAAAAACAGGGTACTGGAATCTGCGTCTGCAGCTGGGAACGCTGATGGCTTTGACTGAACCAGTCACTAAACTCAACCTGCCAACACCCTCTAAGATAGGGGTTTATCTGGACATAGATGAGGGCCACGTCTCCTTCTATGATGCAGTGAAAAGAAAACATATCTACACCTTTGACACAGACTTTAATGAGACTGAAAACATTTACCCAATGTTTGGCACCATTGAGACAGACAGagcattggtgatttcaaaatgtatgtaa
- the zgc:113314 gene encoding uncharacterized protein zgc:113314 isoform X1, whose amino-acid sequence MGILSKSIRNRHDSPRNVCDLTSFKGQDVMSTWETNVSWKIQYDCTSEPFTKPTLSSTLINRMTTFTLGSKKQSITLDTFKHIIGDLATQLERVTTKVFRQSEAYSVVDDLSLEECKVFTDRWSEELKCLRSKYRSHLGKISNVERFRRSLEGLNIREDQFQKLTEAQKDFLWFIHILKSLPKSSVCQEGCARVELLNFYRQWKKGQLINMLPIIDFIMKTLLKEKDSILKRKLQHRSA is encoded by the exons ATGGGGATTTTATCAAAGTCCATTCGGAACCGGCATGATTCGCCTAGGAACG TGTGTGACTTGACTTCTTTTAAAGGACAAGATGTCATGTCTACATGGGAAACTAATGTTTCTTGGAAGATACAATATGATTGTACATCTGAACCATTCACAAAACCAACGTTGTCTTCTACACTG ATAAACAGAATGACAACGTTTACATTAGGATCAAAG AAACAAAGCATCACATTGGACActtttaaacacattataggAGACCTGGCAACACAGTTAGAAAGAGTCACAACAAAG gTTTTTCGACAGTCTGAAGCTTACAGTGTGGTAGATGATTTGAGTTTGGAGGAGTGTAAAGTTTTTACAGACAGATGGTCTGAGGAACTTAAGTGTTTGCGTTCAAAATACAGAAGCCACCTAGGCAAG ATTTCCAATGTTGAGAGATTCAGAAGGAGTCTGGAAGGTCTAAACATCAGAGAAGATCAATTTCAGAAACTGACAGAAGCTCAGAAAGATTTTCTCtggtttattcatattttgaagtCCCTTCCAAAG tCCTCAGTGTGTCAAGAAGGGTGCGCTAGAGTAGAGCTGTTGAATTTTTACAGACAGTGGAAGAAAGGGCAGTTGATCAACATGCTTCCTATCATAGACTTTATCATGAAGACACTACTTAAGGAAAAG GATTCCATTTTGAAAAGGAAGCTTCAACATAGATCAGCATAG
- the zgc:113314 gene encoding uncharacterized protein zgc:113314 isoform X3, which produces MGILSKSIRNRHDSPRNVCDLTSFKGQDVMSTWETNVSWKIQYDCTSEPFTKPTLSSTLINRMTTFTLGSKKQSITLDTFKHIIGDLATQLERVTTKVFRQSEAYSVVDDLSLEECKVFTDRWSEELKCLRSKYRSHLGKISNVERFRRSLEGLNIREDQFQKLTEAQKDFLWFIHILKSLPKDSILKRKLQHRSA; this is translated from the exons ATGGGGATTTTATCAAAGTCCATTCGGAACCGGCATGATTCGCCTAGGAACG TGTGTGACTTGACTTCTTTTAAAGGACAAGATGTCATGTCTACATGGGAAACTAATGTTTCTTGGAAGATACAATATGATTGTACATCTGAACCATTCACAAAACCAACGTTGTCTTCTACACTG ATAAACAGAATGACAACGTTTACATTAGGATCAAAG AAACAAAGCATCACATTGGACActtttaaacacattataggAGACCTGGCAACACAGTTAGAAAGAGTCACAACAAAG gTTTTTCGACAGTCTGAAGCTTACAGTGTGGTAGATGATTTGAGTTTGGAGGAGTGTAAAGTTTTTACAGACAGATGGTCTGAGGAACTTAAGTGTTTGCGTTCAAAATACAGAAGCCACCTAGGCAAG ATTTCCAATGTTGAGAGATTCAGAAGGAGTCTGGAAGGTCTAAACATCAGAGAAGATCAATTTCAGAAACTGACAGAAGCTCAGAAAGATTTTCTCtggtttattcatattttgaagtCCCTTCCAAAG GATTCCATTTTGAAAAGGAAGCTTCAACATAGATCAGCATAG
- the zgc:113314 gene encoding uncharacterized protein zgc:113314 isoform X2, which produces MGILSKSIRNRHDSPRNGQDVMSTWETNVSWKIQYDCTSEPFTKPTLSSTLINRMTTFTLGSKKQSITLDTFKHIIGDLATQLERVTTKVFRQSEAYSVVDDLSLEECKVFTDRWSEELKCLRSKYRSHLGKISNVERFRRSLEGLNIREDQFQKLTEAQKDFLWFIHILKSLPKSSVCQEGCARVELLNFYRQWKKGQLINMLPIIDFIMKTLLKEKDSILKRKLQHRSA; this is translated from the exons ATGGGGATTTTATCAAAGTCCATTCGGAACCGGCATGATTCGCCTAGGAACG GACAAGATGTCATGTCTACATGGGAAACTAATGTTTCTTGGAAGATACAATATGATTGTACATCTGAACCATTCACAAAACCAACGTTGTCTTCTACACTG ATAAACAGAATGACAACGTTTACATTAGGATCAAAG AAACAAAGCATCACATTGGACActtttaaacacattataggAGACCTGGCAACACAGTTAGAAAGAGTCACAACAAAG gTTTTTCGACAGTCTGAAGCTTACAGTGTGGTAGATGATTTGAGTTTGGAGGAGTGTAAAGTTTTTACAGACAGATGGTCTGAGGAACTTAAGTGTTTGCGTTCAAAATACAGAAGCCACCTAGGCAAG ATTTCCAATGTTGAGAGATTCAGAAGGAGTCTGGAAGGTCTAAACATCAGAGAAGATCAATTTCAGAAACTGACAGAAGCTCAGAAAGATTTTCTCtggtttattcatattttgaagtCCCTTCCAAAG tCCTCAGTGTGTCAAGAAGGGTGCGCTAGAGTAGAGCTGTTGAATTTTTACAGACAGTGGAAGAAAGGGCAGTTGATCAACATGCTTCCTATCATAGACTTTATCATGAAGACACTACTTAAGGAAAAG GATTCCATTTTGAAAAGGAAGCTTCAACATAGATCAGCATAG